A region of Sugiyamaella lignohabitans strain CBS 10342 chromosome A, complete sequence DNA encodes the following proteins:
- the VTC4 gene encoding Vtc4p (Vacuolar membrane polyphosphate polymerase; subunit of the vacuolar transporter chaperone (VTC) complex involved in synthesis and transfer of polyP to the vacuole; regulates membrane trafficking; role in non-autophagic vacuolar fusion; protein abundance increases in response to DNA replication stress; GO_component: GO:0005783 - endoplasmic reticulum [Evidence IDA] [PMID 17079729]; GO_component: GO:0016021 - integral component of membrane [Evidence IEA]; GO_component: GO:0016021 - integral component of membrane [Evidence ISM] [PMID 12192589]; GO_component: GO:0031310 - intrinsic component of vacuolar membrane [Evidence IDA] [PMID 12584253]; GO_component: GO:0016020 - membrane [Evidence IEA]; GO_component: GO:0005774 - vacuolar membrane [Evidence IEA]; GO_component: GO:0033254 - vacuolar transporter chaperone complex [Evidence IPI] [PMID 11823419]; GO_component: GO:0005773 - vacuole [Evidence IEA]; GO_function: GO:0008976 - polyphosphate kinase activity [Evidence IDA] [PMID 19390046]; GO_process: GO:0016237 - microautophagy [Evidence IDA,IMP] [PMID 17079729]; GO_process: GO:0006797 - polyphosphate metabolic process [Evidence IMP] [PMID 11102525]; GO_process: GO:0006797 - polyphosphate metabolic process [Evidence IMP] [PMID 19390046]; GO_process: GO:0007034 - vacuolar transport [Evidence IDA,IMP] [PMID 17079729]; GO_process: GO:0042144 - vacuole fusion, non-autophagic [Evidence IMP] [PMID 11823419]) yields the protein MKFGEQLKTSLIKDYYYYYISYDDLKHELKKGSSGNWSETEEEHFVGLLETELDKVFVFQKVKATEINRRIKDAEKQVQEVVRVSESDVNAVDEQQFEDLEEELSDIIADVHDLAKFTRLNYTGFQKIIKKHDKVTGWTLKPIFSVRLNAKPFFKDNYDQLVVKLSKLYDLVRTRGQPVRGDSAAGGAQQNFVRQTTKYWVHPDNITELKLIILKHLPVLVFNANKEFEKEDAAITSIYYDNTQLDLYKGRLEKTEGAEAIRLRWYGGMSSDQIFVERKTHREDWTGEKSVKARFALKEKNVNDFMKGKFTVDQAFEKARREGKKSIKEIESLESLAREVQYAVIKKKLRPVVRSFYNRTAFQLPGDARVRISLDTELTMVREDNFDGLDRAHKNWRRMDIGVDWPFSQLPEKDVERFPYAVLEVKLQTQLGQEPPQWVRELVSSHLVEAVPKFSKFIHGVATLVPEKTKLIPFWLPQMGVDIRKPVNQFYGIERPIHGDSSVSDIDYTGGYADEENGIGGENGVARPAAIRFDNDATERNREAADNETTPLLARDSTTSNGSVSAGNRNSRVRAITYNFPFLAPVVNAWSNAYEWFNGAFIENNYITGLPAGTVFITDLKVPEGKTICMPVRIEPKVYFATERTFLAWLEIGILLGAIAGGLLNYGNALAVEAAVGFFVVAIGTILYAIVLYLWRVKQVRNKTAARYDDRVGPTIICVALAAATGINFYLQATR from the coding sequence ATGAAGTTTGGTGAACAATTGAAGACGTCCCTTATCAAGGactactattactactatATTTCCTACGATGACCTTAAACATGAGTTGAAAAAAGGTTCTAGTGGGAACTGGTCTGAAACTGAGGAAGAGCACTTTGttggtcttcttgagaCTGAACTTGATAAGGTCTTTGTATTTCAAAAGGTCAAGGCTACCGAGATTAACCGTAGAATCAAGGATGCCGAGAAACAAGTCCAAGAAGTTGTACGAGTATCAGAGTCTGATGTCAACGCTGTTGATGAACAACAATTTGAAGatttagaagaagagctctCAGATATTATTGCTGATGTTCACGATTTGGCCAAGTTCACTAGATTGAACTACACTGGTTTCCAAAAGATTATCAAGAAGCACGACAAGGTTACTGGCTGGACTTTAAAGCCTATTTTTTCAGTCCGTCTTAATGCTAAGCCTTTCTTCAAGGACAACTATGATCAATTGGTTGTAAAGCTTTCCAAGCTCTACGATTTAGTTCGTACTAGAGGTCAACCAGTTCGTGGagattctgctgctggtggtgctcaACAGAACTTCGTTCGTCAAACTACCAAGTACTGGGTCCACCCTGATAATATCACTGAACTTAAGCTCATCATTCTTAAGCATTTGCCTGTCCTTGTATTCAATGCCAATAAAGAGTTCGAGAAGgaagatgctgctattactTCCATCTATTATGATAACACTCAACTCGATTTGTATAAGGGTAGATTGGAAAAGACTGAAGGTGCCGAGGCTATTCGTCTCCGTTGGTATGGTGGCATGAGTTCTGACCAAATTTTCGTTGAACGTAAGACCCATCGTGAAGACTGGACTGGTGAAAAATCCGTCAAAGCTAGATTCGCTCTTAAAGAAAAGAACGTTAATGATTTCATGAAGGGCAAGTTCACCGTCGACCAAGCATTCGAAAAGGCTAGAAGAGAGGGTAAGAAGAGTATCAAGGAAATCGAGTCTTTGGAGTCTCTCGCTAGAGAGGTTCAATACGCTGTcatcaagaagaagcttcGTCCTGTTGTTAGATCTTTCTACAACCGTACCGCTTTCCAACTTCCTGGTGACGCCAGAGTTCGTATCTCTCTTGATACCGAACTTACTATGGTCCGTGAAGATAACTTTGACGGTCTTGATCGTGCACACAAGAACTGGAGACGTATGGACATTGGTGTCGACTGGCCATTTTCTCAACTTCCCGAGAAGGACGTTGAGAGATTCCCCTACGCTGTTCTTGAAGTCAAGCTGCAAACCCAATTGGGTCAAGAACCTCCACAATGGGTTCGTGAGCTTGTCTCTTCTCACTTGGTCGAGGCTGTTCCTAAGTTTTCTAAATTCATTCATGGTGTCGCCACTTTAGTGCCTGAGAAAACTAAGCTCATTCCCTTCTGGCTCCCTCAAATGGGTGTTGATATCCGCAAGCCTGTTAACCAATTCTATGGCATTGAGCGTCCTATTCACGGAGATTCTTCTGTGTCTGATATTGATTACACTGGCGGCTATGCTGACGAAGAGAATGGCATTGGTGGAGAGAACGGTGTTGCTCgtcctgctgctattcGTTTTGATAACGACGCCACTGAGCGCAACAGAGAGGCCGCTGATAATGAAACTACTCCTTTGTTGGCCCGTGACAGTACCACTAGCAACGGATCTGTATCTGCTGGAAACAGAAACTCTAGAGTCCGTGCTATTACCTATAACTTCCCATTCCTGGCTCCTGTCGTCAATGCTTGGTCAAATGCATACGAATGGTTTAATGGAGCCTTTATCGAGAATAACTACATTACTGGCCTGCCTGCTGGAACCGTCTTTATTACTGACTTGAAGGTTCCTGAGGGTAAGACCATTTGCATGCCCGTTCGTATTGAACCCAAGGTCTATTTCGCCACTGAGAGAACTTTCCTTGCATGGTTGGAAATTGGTATCCTATTGGGCGCTATTGCCGGTGGTCTACTTAATTACGGTAATGCTCTTGCTGTCgaggctgctgttggtttctTTGTAGTGGCAATTGGAACTATTCTTTACGCAATTGTTCTATATCTATGGAGAGTCAAACAGGTCCGTAACAAGACTGCTGCTAGATACGATGACCGTGTTGGACCCACCATCATCTGTGTTGCGTTGGCCGCAGCAACTGGTATCAACTTCTACTTGCAAGCCACTCGTTAG
- the ADE2 gene encoding phosphoribosylaminoimidazole carboxylase ADE2 (Phosphoribosylaminoimidazole carboxylase; catalyzes a step in the 'de novo' purine nucleotide biosynthetic pathway; red pigment accumulates in mutant cells deprived of adenine; GO_component: GO:0005737 - cytoplasm [Evidence IDA] [PMID 14562095]; GO_function: GO:0005524 - ATP binding [Evidence IEA,IEA]; GO_function: GO:0016831 - carboxy-lyase activity [Evidence IEA]; GO_function: GO:0003824 - catalytic activity [Evidence IEA]; GO_function: GO:0016829 - lyase activity [Evidence IEA]; GO_function: GO:0046872 - metal ion binding [Evidence IEA]; GO_function: GO:0000166 - nucleotide binding [Evidence IEA]; GO_function: GO:0004638 - phosphoribosylaminoimidazole carboxylase activity [Evidence IEA,IEA]; GO_function: GO:0004638 - phosphoribosylaminoimidazole carboxylase activity [Evidence IMP] [PMID 5767024]; GO_process: GO:0006189 - 'de novo' IMP biosynthetic process [Evidence IEA,IEA]; GO_process: GO:0006189 - 'de novo' IMP biosynthetic process [Evidence IC] [PMID 5767024]; GO_process: GO:0006144 - purine nucleobase metabolic process [Evidence IMP] [PMID 8939809]; GO_process: GO:0006164 - purine nucleotide biosynthetic process [Evidence IEA]; GO_process: GO:0006164 - purine nucleotide biosynthetic process [Evidence IC] [PMID 5767024]) yields the protein MDSRKVGILGGGQLGRMMVEAAHRLNIHTVVLDGEGAPAKQINALSDHVNGSFNDPEAIAELSNKVDVLTIEIEHVNADILEDLEKSSSTKVEIHPSPQTIKIIKDKYLQKKHLISHGIATADAESVESTPESLEAVGKKFGYPYMLKSRTDAYDGRGNFVVDDESKIKEALEFLHSRPLYAEKWAKFTKELAVMVVRSTDGTVHSYPTVETVQKNNICHLVYAPARVPDTIQLKAKLEAENAVKTFTGAGIFGVEMFLLEDGEIIVNEIAPRPHNSGHYTQDACVTSQFEAHLRSILGLPLPKGFSNLSTPSTNSIMLNILGGDEPNSELEICKRALETAGANVHLYGKSTRPGRKMGHVNIVAGSMAEAEARLERIMHGTPIESFQKSSDLAGTSENPLVSIIMGSDSDLPVMAVGANILKQFGVPFELKIVSAHRTPHRMSKFAVEAASRGVKAIIAGAGGAAHLPGMVAAMTSLPVIGVPVKGSVLDGVDSLHSIVQMPRGVPVATVAINNSTNAALLAIRILGAFIPEYHNKMEKYMANMEEEVLAKTHKIETNGYENYNK from the coding sequence ATGGATTCTCGCAAAGTTGGTATTCTTGGCGGTGGCCAGCTTGGCCGTATGATGGTCGAGGCTGCTCATAGACTTAATATCCATACTGTGGTCCTTGACGGTGAAGGAGCCCCTGCTAAACAGATTAATGCTCTTTCGGATCATGTCAATGGTTCCTTTAATGATCCTGAAGCCATTGCTGAGCTATCGAACAAGGTTGATGTTTTGACAATCGAAATTGAACATGTCAATGCCGACATTTTAGAAGATCTCGAAAAGAGCTCGTCTACCAAGGTTGAGATCCACCCATCTCCTCAGACTATCAAGATTATTAAGGACAAATATCTGCAGAAAAAGCATCTTATTTCACACGGTATTGCTACCGCTGATGCTGAATCTGTGGAATCTACTCCTGAATCTTTAGAAGCTGTGGGGAAGAAATTCGGTTATCCTTATATGCTCAAGTCAAGAACGGATGCTTACGACGGCAGGGGaaattttgttgttgacgatGAAAGTAAGATAAAAGAGGCTCTTGAATTCTTACATTCTCGTCCATTGTATGCTGAGAAATGGGCTAAATTTACTAAAGAGCTTGCTGTCATGGTTGTTCGCAGTACTGATGGAACAGTCCATTCCTATCCAACTGTAGAAACAGTTCAGAAGAACAACATCTGCCACTTGGTATATGCACCTGCTAGAGTTCCAGATACTATCCAACTCAAAGCTAAGCTAGAAGCTGAGAATGCAGTCAAGACGTTTACCGGTGCCGGAATATTTGGAGTTGAAATGTTTTTGCTGGAAGATGGTGAAATCATTGTCAATGAAATTGCTCCTCGCCCGCATAATTCTGGTCATTACACTCAAGATGCTTGTGTCACATCACAATTCGAAGCTCATTTGAGATCTATTTTAGGACTTCCATTACCCAAAGGTTTCTCAAATTTGTCGACTCCATCGACGAATTCAATCATGCTCAACATTCTCGGAGGTGATGAGCCTAATTCTGAGCTCGAAATCTGCAAACGCGCTCTGGAaactgctggtgccaatgTTCACTTGTACGGAAAGTCCACTAGACCTGGTCGTAAGATGGGCCATGTAAATATTGTTGCTGGAAGCATGGCTGAGGCCGAAGCTCGTTTAGAACGCATCATGCATGGCACTCCTATCGAAAGCTTCCAGAAATCGTCTGACCTAGCCGGTACATCTGAAAACCCTCTTGTTAGCATCATCATGGGATCTGATTCTGATCTCCCTGTTATGGCTGTGGGAGCAAATATTCTCAAGCAATTCGGAGTGCCATTCGAACTGAAAATCGTTTCTGCTCACCGCACCCCTCATCGCATGTCAAAATTTGCAGTTGAGGCGGCTTCCAGAGGTGTGAAGGCTATcattgctggtgccggtggtgctgcccACTTACCAGGTATGGTTGCTGCAATGACTTCACTTCCTGTTATCGGTGTACCTGTGAAAGGCAGTGTTCTCGATGGTGTGGATTCACTGCACTCAATTGTCCAAATGCCTCGAGGTGTCCCTGTTGCTACTGTCGCTATTAACAACTCGACGAATGCGGCACTGCTCGCTATCCGTATCCTTGGTGCCTTCATTCCTGAATATCACAACAAAATGGAGAAGTACATGGCTAACATGGAGGAAGAAGTTCTTGCTAAAACACACAAAATCGAAACCAATGGATATGAGAACTATAACAAATAG
- a CDS encoding transcriptional regulator has translation MKAPRIRIASSAAFVELLIATVATGTPRGIWTIECSESTPSRTLPFTGTPITGSEVIAATIPGKWAAPPAPAMIAFTPLEAASTANFDMR, from the coding sequence ATGAAGGCACCAAGGATACGGATAGCGAGCAGTGCCGCATTCGTCGAGTTGTTAATAGCGACAGTAGCAACAGGGACACCTCGAGGCATTTGGACAATTGAGTGCAGTGAATCCACACCATCGAGAACACTGCCTTTCACAGGTACACCGATAACAGGAAGTGAAGTCATTGCAGCAACCATACCTGGTAAGTgggcagcaccaccggcaccagcaatgATAGCCTTCACACCTCTGGAAGCCGCCTCAACTGCAAATTTTGACATGCGATGA